A single window of Scylla paramamosain isolate STU-SP2022 chromosome 27, ASM3559412v1, whole genome shotgun sequence DNA harbors:
- the LOC135114058 gene encoding protein stoned-B-like isoform X1, which produces MDFSGNVKNPFLFDDPAPPADVGDTAANPFLMGGAFDYSAVSYTGINPFSDQIDDSNAAAAGLFGDPAAYPSDMNPFGVASQPFGDMTKESDLFGTPVSQGDLFGGPEVVDTTPVPQPPHPAPPARPPAPSSPVVDLMNDSPPAESTAVAPGRPPPPRPPPPSKETKDLLQTVIGAMEATTDTLHEKLTTTRTPCPSPGSGAPTSRSPTPDIQITSPKKDSDAFSAIFGQTIDMDSDHELEETKSTANTDVAAPTSTSDDFDLFGDTPVQKPRTNQDILSLFNKPQTSQSPQVDLLSGDLPESDTTAENEETDKQSISDLLSGATIEDSKPTASPDEGQVVSATPSLSEEVTVNDTAAIAESPAKSDGPSDMIPLEESVSPEQVSEKTDSEPTVIEAADQDTGEEICKISVAAADAPDTSSVGEEKIEAMEVFGSPEPMPLIINSEHSNSSNSSSHLSTPVKAAPAEPSINEVDHEDQYNEENVDAFGVSDVPSSSSEPVNAFGDKSVPANDAFGEISTSAPATDSFGAIPTSVPDTDAFGVIPDTFGTSADKGAELFGDTSGPFASSIPTGDAIFGGSSGASLFGDVPQTVPPDSPAAGLFGDVSQVAPPGSPANSLFSEAGQAAPPASPAAGLFSNTPSSGSSAFDIFGSSTTPVSAPSGADSTGAALFGSSAPAPNVGMSLFGGGAEPSLDIFAESEGNSMVNPFAQPTPAPAAVLGVAPSTAPDSVKVATDEEFDAFSARFDNAGAEGEDELHHDPFASTARAASPWGDTTAAGGAGGEGFGFGDSSSFDPFLALNEPPPVPQSTPRRTARQPSGDSDEGTMSVVIKPAGVEASGASPRAVSPVPVLAPPPAAVGAAAFTDTSPRFNPFDRGAEDIAEAAVDAKAVPGALERTDSQETPPTPLFEEDQSQPLEPFPRTHLTGTLWEMHLRQPNKKKITGQSLSHFQKKDGRGGLTNRFWKKVFVKLTEGSCLQLFNSKDDKDPFQELPLQACYSVSDIGAQQFDQFGKIFTVKVQYIFYKERPGVRPGQVSKAERLTTKISKFAQHAIAGDYEHVKEFASDVRKLGMPVEHAPQISQLLKLGTQNYEDLKVFSSLVEEQLFKLTVHRDRALNYKSEEVQLTAVDEIYVEQDLKGVVHRMIARVRIFFLGFLSGMPDVDLGINDMRKQGREVVGRHDIIPVITEEWIRLEAVEFHCCVDGEEFEKTQHIKYKPPDACYIELMRFRVRPPKNRELPLQVKTKITIEGRRVDIACEILVPGFSGRKLGQVPCEDVVVRFPLPECWIYMFRVEKHFRYGSVKSAHRRTGKVKGIERLMGTVETPESALMEVTSGQAKYEHQHRAIVWRMSRLPKEGQGAYTQHSFSCRMNLTAFDQMPESFDKFCYVEFTMPATTVSHCVMRSVSVTSEDPPEKYVRYLARHEYRIEMEFCSGSGPSEYLAATMKTSDQLQKEKEEEARKQDIKQQQNNESSSDDSS; this is translated from the exons ATGGATTTCAGTGGAAACGTCAAGAACCCCTTCCTCTTCGATGACCCAGCGCCGCCAGCTGACGTCGGGGACACAGCCGCCAACCCCTTCCTCATGGGAGGTGCCTTTGACTATTCGGCGGTAAGCTACACGGGAATCAATCCTTTTAGTGACCAGATCGATGACTCCAACGCAGCGGCCGCAGGTCTCTTCGGAGATCCTGCGGCTTACCCTTCTGATATGAATCCGTTTGGCGTTGCATCGCAACCGTTTGGCGATATGACAAAAGAGTCTGATTTGTTTGGAACGCCTGTTTCCCAAGGCGACCTGTTTGGAGGACCTGAAGTAGTCGATACAACACCAGTGCCTCAGCCTCCTCATCCAGCGCCACCAGCTCGACCTCCCGCTCCATCATCTCCTGTTGTTGATTTAATGAACGATAGTCCCCCAGCAGAGAGCACAGCTGTGGCTCcgggaagaccaccaccacctagacCACCTCCCCCTTCGAAGGAGACTAAAGACCTCCTACAGACAGTAATTGGCGCCATGGAGGCAACTACAGATACGCTTCATGAAAAGCTCACTACAACACGAACGCCTTGTCCATCACCTGGAAGTGGCGCTCCCACTTCTCGCAGCCCAACGCCTGACATCCAGATTACATCCCCGAAAAAAGATTCTGACGCCTTCAGCGCTATCTTTGGCCAAACAATAGACATGGACAGTGATCACGAACTAGAGGAGACGAAAAGTACTGCCAACACAGACGTAGCAGCACCGACTTCTACCTCAGATGACTTTGATCTTTTCGGTGATACTCCTGTACAGAAACCAAGAACCAACCAAGACATTCTTAGCCTGTTCAATAAACCCCAAACATCTCAGTCCCCACAAGTAGATTTGTTGTCTGGGGATCTACCCGAGTCAGACACTACTGCTGAAAATGAGGAAACGGATAAGCAGAGTATATCAGACTTGCTCTCTGGTGCTACAATTGAAGACTCAAAGCCCACAGCATCTCCTGATGAGGGCCAAGTGGTATCTGCTACCCCTTCGTTGTCAGAGGAGGTGACTGTTAATGATACAGCAGCGATCGCAGAGTCTCCTGCTAAAAGTGATGGCCCGAGTGACATGATCCCCTTGGAAGAATCTGTTTCTCCAGAGCAAGTGAGTGAAAAAACGGACAGTGAACCTACAGTGATCGAGGCAGCTGACCAAGATACTGGTGAAGAAATTTGTAAaatatcagtagcagcagctgaTGCTCCAGACACATCTTCagtaggagaggaaaaaatagaggcTATGGAAGTATTTGGCTCACCTGAACCTATGCCTCTTATTATTAATAGCGAGCACTCAAACTCGTCTAATTCGTCAAGTCATCTCAGTACTCCTGTGAAAGCTGCTCCAGCAGAACCTTCGATAAATGAAGTTGATCATGAAGATCagtataatgaagaaaatgttgatgcATTTGGTGTGTCAGACGTACCGTCTTCCAGCAGTGAACCAGTGAATGCTTTTGGAGATAAGAGCGTCCCTGCCAATGATGCTTTTGGAGAAATATCAACAAGCGCTCCTGCCACTGACTCTTTCGGAGCAATACCAACAAGCGTCCCTGACACCGATGCTTTTGGAGTAATACCGGACACATTTGGTACCTCTGCCGATAAAGGGGCGGAGCTCTTCGGAGACACATCTGGTCCCTTTGCCAGTTCCATTCCCACTGGTGATGCCATCTTTGGAGGATCTTCTGGAGCCAGTCTTTTTGGAGATGTTCCTCAGACGGTACCTCCAGACTCTCCAGCAGCAGGACTCTTTGGTGACGTGTCACAGGTTGCGCCCCCAGGCTCTCCAGCCAACAGTCTCTTTAGCGAGGCGGGTCAAGCTGCGCCTCCTgcctctccagcagctgggcttTTCAGCAACACCCCCTCTTCTGGATCATCGGCCTTCGATATATTCGGAAGCAGTACTACACCAGTATCTGCACCTTCAGGTGCAGATTCCACTGGTGCAGCGCTCTTCGGGTCCTCAGCACCTGCTCCTAATGTTGGCATGAGCTTATTTGGAGGGGGAGCAGAGCCGTCCCTAGACATCTTCgcagaaagtgaaggaaactcCATGGTGAACCCATTTGCACAACCGACACCTGCACCGGCAGCTGTTCTGGGCGTGGCACCTAGCACTGCTCCGGATAGCGTCAAGGTTGCCACGGACGAGGAATTTGACGCCTTCTCCGCCAGGTTCGATAATGCCGGAGCTGAAGGCGAAGATGAATTACATCATGATCCATTTGCCTCCACGGCTCGAG CGGCCTCACCTTGGGGAGACACTACAGCAGCGGGTGGAGCAGGCGGTGAGGGCTTCGGATTCGGCGATAGCAGTAGCTTCGACCCCTTCCTGGCCCTCAACGAACCTCCACCGGTCCCTCAGTCTACGCCACGCCGCACCGCCCGCCAACCTTCTGGTGATTCGGACGAGGGAACCATGAGTGTAGTAATAAA GCCGGCAGGAGTGGAGGCTTCCGGGGCCTCACCTAGGGCAGTTTCTCCTGTGCCTGTGCTCGCCCCGCCACCAGCAGCTGTGGGAGCTGCGGCATTCACTGACACATCGCCAAGATTCAATCCTTTCGATCGCGGTGCAGAGGACATAGCGGAGGCAGCTGTTGACGCTAAAG CTGTCCCCGGCGCACTCGAGAGGACCGATTCTCAAGAGACGCCGCCGACACCGCTGTTCGAGGAGGACCAGTCGCAGCCCTTAGAGCCGTTCCCGCGCACCCACCTGACTGGGACCCTCTGGGAGATGCATCTCCGACAACCCAACAAGAAAAAGATCACTGGCCAGAG CCTCTCTCACTTCCAAAAAAAAGATGGACGAGGAGGTTTGACGAACAG ATTCTGGAAAAAAGTATTCGTCAAGCTAACTGAGGGATCGTGTTTGCAGCTCTTCAATAGCAAGGATGATAAAGATCCTTTCCAGGAACTCCCACTTCAAGCCTGTTACTCCGTTTCTGATATAG GAGCGCAACAGTTTGATCAATTCGGCAAGATCTTCACTGTGAAGGTACAGTATATATTCTACAAGGAGCGGCCCGGTGTACGGCCAGGCCAAGTCTCTAAAGCGGAGCGACTTACTACTAAGATTTCTAAATTCGCGCAACACGCCATTGCCGGAGATTACGAGCATGTAAAAGAGTTTGCCAGCGATGTGCGAAAACTGGGCATGCCGGTGGAACACGCCCCGCAAATTTCCCAACTCCTCAAACTGGGCACTCAAAATTACGAAGATCTAAAG GTGTTTTCATCGTTGGTCGAGGAGCAACTCTTCAAGCTCACGGTGCATCGCGACCGAGCACTCAACTACAAGTCTGAGGAGGTGCAGCTGACAGCCGTGGACGAGATTTACGTGGAGCAGGACCTGAAGGGTGTCGTGCACCGCATGATCGCCCGCGTCAGGATTTTCTTCCTCGGGTTTCTCTCAG GAATGCCGGACGTGGATTTGGGCATCAATGACATGAGGAAGCAGGGACGAGAAGTTGTGGGTCGCCATGACATTATTCCAGTCATCACTGAGGAATGGATTCGTCTGGAGGCTGTCGAGTTCCACTGCTGTGTTGATGGCGAGGAATTCGAAAAGACGCAACACATTAA atacAAGCCTCCAGACGCATGTTACATCGAGCTTATGAGATTCCGCGTTCGGCCGCCCAAGAATCGAGAGTTGCCGCTACAAGTCAAGACGAAAATTACCATTGAAGGTCGACGCGTGGACATTGCCTGTGAGATCCTTGTGCCTGGGTTCTCTGGCAGGAAGCTTGGCCAG GTGCCGTGTGAGGACGTGGTGGTTCGCTTCCCGCTGCCGGAGTGTTGGATCTACATGTTTCGCGTCGAGAAGCACTTCAGATACGGTTCCGTCAAGTCAGCGCACAGGAG AACGGGGAAGGTGAAGGGCATCGAGCGTCTCATGGGGACGGTGGAGACACCTGAGTCTGCGCTGATGGAGGTCACGTCAGGTCAGGCCAAGTACGAACACCAGCACCGAGCCATCGTGTGGAGAATGTCACGCTTGCCCAAGGAGGGTCAAGGAGCTTACACTCAGCACTCCTTTTCCTGTCGCATGAATTTGACCGCCTTTGACCAGATGCCTGAATCCTTCGACAAATTCTGTTATGTGGAGTTCACCATGCCGGCTACAACCGTGAGCCACTGTGTGATGCGCTCCGTCTCCGTAACCAGCGAGGACCCGCCGGAGAAGTATGTGCGGTACTTAGCGCGTCATGAATACCGCATCGAGATGGAGTTCTGTTCGGGTTCAGGTCCTTCAGAGTACCTCGCTGCCACCATGAAGACCTCCGACCAGCttcagaaggaaaaggaagaggaagctcGTAAGCAGGACataaagcagcagcagaacaACGAGTCGAGCAGCGACGATTCTTCCTAA
- the LOC135114058 gene encoding protein stoned-B-like isoform X2, producing the protein MDFSGNVKNPFLFDDPAPPADVGDTAANPFLMGGAFDYSAVSYTGINPFSDQIDDSNAAAAGLFGDPAAYPSDMNPFGVASQPFGDMTKESDLFGTPVSQGDLFGGPEVVDTTPVPQPPHPAPPARPPAPSSPVVDLMNDSPPAESTAVAPGRPPPPRPPPPSKETKDLLQTVIGAMEATTDTLHEKLTTTRTPCPSPGSGAPTSRSPTPDIQITSPKKDSDAFSAIFGQTIDMDSDHELEETKSTANTDVAAPTSTSDDFDLFGDTPVQKPRTNQDILSLFNKPQTSQSPQVDLLSGDLPESDTTAENEETDKQSISDLLSGATIEDSKPTASPDEGQVVSATPSLSEEVTVNDTAAIAESPAKSDGPSDMIPLEESVSPEQVSEKTDSEPTVIEAADQDTGEEICKISVAAADAPDTSSVGEEKIEAMEVFGSPEPMPLIINSEHSNSSNSSSHLSTPVKAAPAEPSINEVDHEDQYNEENVDAFGVSDVPSSSSEPVNAFGDKSVPANDAFGEISTSAPATDSFGAIPTSVPDTDAFGVIPDTFGTSADKGAELFGDTSGPFASSIPTGDAIFGGSSGASLFGDVPQTVPPDSPAAGLFGDVSQVAPPGSPANSLFSEAGQAAPPASPAAGLFSNTPSSGSSAFDIFGSSTTPVSAPSGADSTGAALFGSSAPAPNVGMSLFGGGAEPSLDIFAESEGNSMVNPFAQPTPAPAAVLGVAPSTAPDSVKVATDEEFDAFSARFDNAGAEGEDELHHDPFASTARAASPWGDTTAAGGAGGEGFGFGDSSSFDPFLALNEPPPVPQSTPRRTARQPSGDSDEGTMSVVIKPAGVEASGASPRAVSPVPVLAPPPAAVGAAAFTDTSPRFNPFDRGAEDIAEAAVDAKAVPGALERTDSQETPPTPLFEEDQSQPLEPFPRTHLTGTLWEMHLRQPNKKKITGQRFWKKVFVKLTEGSCLQLFNSKDDKDPFQELPLQACYSVSDIGAQQFDQFGKIFTVKVQYIFYKERPGVRPGQVSKAERLTTKISKFAQHAIAGDYEHVKEFASDVRKLGMPVEHAPQISQLLKLGTQNYEDLKVFSSLVEEQLFKLTVHRDRALNYKSEEVQLTAVDEIYVEQDLKGVVHRMIARVRIFFLGFLSGMPDVDLGINDMRKQGREVVGRHDIIPVITEEWIRLEAVEFHCCVDGEEFEKTQHIKYKPPDACYIELMRFRVRPPKNRELPLQVKTKITIEGRRVDIACEILVPGFSGRKLGQVPCEDVVVRFPLPECWIYMFRVEKHFRYGSVKSAHRRTGKVKGIERLMGTVETPESALMEVTSGQAKYEHQHRAIVWRMSRLPKEGQGAYTQHSFSCRMNLTAFDQMPESFDKFCYVEFTMPATTVSHCVMRSVSVTSEDPPEKYVRYLARHEYRIEMEFCSGSGPSEYLAATMKTSDQLQKEKEEEARKQDIKQQQNNESSSDDSS; encoded by the exons ATGGATTTCAGTGGAAACGTCAAGAACCCCTTCCTCTTCGATGACCCAGCGCCGCCAGCTGACGTCGGGGACACAGCCGCCAACCCCTTCCTCATGGGAGGTGCCTTTGACTATTCGGCGGTAAGCTACACGGGAATCAATCCTTTTAGTGACCAGATCGATGACTCCAACGCAGCGGCCGCAGGTCTCTTCGGAGATCCTGCGGCTTACCCTTCTGATATGAATCCGTTTGGCGTTGCATCGCAACCGTTTGGCGATATGACAAAAGAGTCTGATTTGTTTGGAACGCCTGTTTCCCAAGGCGACCTGTTTGGAGGACCTGAAGTAGTCGATACAACACCAGTGCCTCAGCCTCCTCATCCAGCGCCACCAGCTCGACCTCCCGCTCCATCATCTCCTGTTGTTGATTTAATGAACGATAGTCCCCCAGCAGAGAGCACAGCTGTGGCTCcgggaagaccaccaccacctagacCACCTCCCCCTTCGAAGGAGACTAAAGACCTCCTACAGACAGTAATTGGCGCCATGGAGGCAACTACAGATACGCTTCATGAAAAGCTCACTACAACACGAACGCCTTGTCCATCACCTGGAAGTGGCGCTCCCACTTCTCGCAGCCCAACGCCTGACATCCAGATTACATCCCCGAAAAAAGATTCTGACGCCTTCAGCGCTATCTTTGGCCAAACAATAGACATGGACAGTGATCACGAACTAGAGGAGACGAAAAGTACTGCCAACACAGACGTAGCAGCACCGACTTCTACCTCAGATGACTTTGATCTTTTCGGTGATACTCCTGTACAGAAACCAAGAACCAACCAAGACATTCTTAGCCTGTTCAATAAACCCCAAACATCTCAGTCCCCACAAGTAGATTTGTTGTCTGGGGATCTACCCGAGTCAGACACTACTGCTGAAAATGAGGAAACGGATAAGCAGAGTATATCAGACTTGCTCTCTGGTGCTACAATTGAAGACTCAAAGCCCACAGCATCTCCTGATGAGGGCCAAGTGGTATCTGCTACCCCTTCGTTGTCAGAGGAGGTGACTGTTAATGATACAGCAGCGATCGCAGAGTCTCCTGCTAAAAGTGATGGCCCGAGTGACATGATCCCCTTGGAAGAATCTGTTTCTCCAGAGCAAGTGAGTGAAAAAACGGACAGTGAACCTACAGTGATCGAGGCAGCTGACCAAGATACTGGTGAAGAAATTTGTAAaatatcagtagcagcagctgaTGCTCCAGACACATCTTCagtaggagaggaaaaaatagaggcTATGGAAGTATTTGGCTCACCTGAACCTATGCCTCTTATTATTAATAGCGAGCACTCAAACTCGTCTAATTCGTCAAGTCATCTCAGTACTCCTGTGAAAGCTGCTCCAGCAGAACCTTCGATAAATGAAGTTGATCATGAAGATCagtataatgaagaaaatgttgatgcATTTGGTGTGTCAGACGTACCGTCTTCCAGCAGTGAACCAGTGAATGCTTTTGGAGATAAGAGCGTCCCTGCCAATGATGCTTTTGGAGAAATATCAACAAGCGCTCCTGCCACTGACTCTTTCGGAGCAATACCAACAAGCGTCCCTGACACCGATGCTTTTGGAGTAATACCGGACACATTTGGTACCTCTGCCGATAAAGGGGCGGAGCTCTTCGGAGACACATCTGGTCCCTTTGCCAGTTCCATTCCCACTGGTGATGCCATCTTTGGAGGATCTTCTGGAGCCAGTCTTTTTGGAGATGTTCCTCAGACGGTACCTCCAGACTCTCCAGCAGCAGGACTCTTTGGTGACGTGTCACAGGTTGCGCCCCCAGGCTCTCCAGCCAACAGTCTCTTTAGCGAGGCGGGTCAAGCTGCGCCTCCTgcctctccagcagctgggcttTTCAGCAACACCCCCTCTTCTGGATCATCGGCCTTCGATATATTCGGAAGCAGTACTACACCAGTATCTGCACCTTCAGGTGCAGATTCCACTGGTGCAGCGCTCTTCGGGTCCTCAGCACCTGCTCCTAATGTTGGCATGAGCTTATTTGGAGGGGGAGCAGAGCCGTCCCTAGACATCTTCgcagaaagtgaaggaaactcCATGGTGAACCCATTTGCACAACCGACACCTGCACCGGCAGCTGTTCTGGGCGTGGCACCTAGCACTGCTCCGGATAGCGTCAAGGTTGCCACGGACGAGGAATTTGACGCCTTCTCCGCCAGGTTCGATAATGCCGGAGCTGAAGGCGAAGATGAATTACATCATGATCCATTTGCCTCCACGGCTCGAG CGGCCTCACCTTGGGGAGACACTACAGCAGCGGGTGGAGCAGGCGGTGAGGGCTTCGGATTCGGCGATAGCAGTAGCTTCGACCCCTTCCTGGCCCTCAACGAACCTCCACCGGTCCCTCAGTCTACGCCACGCCGCACCGCCCGCCAACCTTCTGGTGATTCGGACGAGGGAACCATGAGTGTAGTAATAAA GCCGGCAGGAGTGGAGGCTTCCGGGGCCTCACCTAGGGCAGTTTCTCCTGTGCCTGTGCTCGCCCCGCCACCAGCAGCTGTGGGAGCTGCGGCATTCACTGACACATCGCCAAGATTCAATCCTTTCGATCGCGGTGCAGAGGACATAGCGGAGGCAGCTGTTGACGCTAAAG CTGTCCCCGGCGCACTCGAGAGGACCGATTCTCAAGAGACGCCGCCGACACCGCTGTTCGAGGAGGACCAGTCGCAGCCCTTAGAGCCGTTCCCGCGCACCCACCTGACTGGGACCCTCTGGGAGATGCATCTCCGACAACCCAACAAGAAAAAGATCACTGGCCAGAG ATTCTGGAAAAAAGTATTCGTCAAGCTAACTGAGGGATCGTGTTTGCAGCTCTTCAATAGCAAGGATGATAAAGATCCTTTCCAGGAACTCCCACTTCAAGCCTGTTACTCCGTTTCTGATATAG GAGCGCAACAGTTTGATCAATTCGGCAAGATCTTCACTGTGAAGGTACAGTATATATTCTACAAGGAGCGGCCCGGTGTACGGCCAGGCCAAGTCTCTAAAGCGGAGCGACTTACTACTAAGATTTCTAAATTCGCGCAACACGCCATTGCCGGAGATTACGAGCATGTAAAAGAGTTTGCCAGCGATGTGCGAAAACTGGGCATGCCGGTGGAACACGCCCCGCAAATTTCCCAACTCCTCAAACTGGGCACTCAAAATTACGAAGATCTAAAG GTGTTTTCATCGTTGGTCGAGGAGCAACTCTTCAAGCTCACGGTGCATCGCGACCGAGCACTCAACTACAAGTCTGAGGAGGTGCAGCTGACAGCCGTGGACGAGATTTACGTGGAGCAGGACCTGAAGGGTGTCGTGCACCGCATGATCGCCCGCGTCAGGATTTTCTTCCTCGGGTTTCTCTCAG GAATGCCGGACGTGGATTTGGGCATCAATGACATGAGGAAGCAGGGACGAGAAGTTGTGGGTCGCCATGACATTATTCCAGTCATCACTGAGGAATGGATTCGTCTGGAGGCTGTCGAGTTCCACTGCTGTGTTGATGGCGAGGAATTCGAAAAGACGCAACACATTAA atacAAGCCTCCAGACGCATGTTACATCGAGCTTATGAGATTCCGCGTTCGGCCGCCCAAGAATCGAGAGTTGCCGCTACAAGTCAAGACGAAAATTACCATTGAAGGTCGACGCGTGGACATTGCCTGTGAGATCCTTGTGCCTGGGTTCTCTGGCAGGAAGCTTGGCCAG GTGCCGTGTGAGGACGTGGTGGTTCGCTTCCCGCTGCCGGAGTGTTGGATCTACATGTTTCGCGTCGAGAAGCACTTCAGATACGGTTCCGTCAAGTCAGCGCACAGGAG AACGGGGAAGGTGAAGGGCATCGAGCGTCTCATGGGGACGGTGGAGACACCTGAGTCTGCGCTGATGGAGGTCACGTCAGGTCAGGCCAAGTACGAACACCAGCACCGAGCCATCGTGTGGAGAATGTCACGCTTGCCCAAGGAGGGTCAAGGAGCTTACACTCAGCACTCCTTTTCCTGTCGCATGAATTTGACCGCCTTTGACCAGATGCCTGAATCCTTCGACAAATTCTGTTATGTGGAGTTCACCATGCCGGCTACAACCGTGAGCCACTGTGTGATGCGCTCCGTCTCCGTAACCAGCGAGGACCCGCCGGAGAAGTATGTGCGGTACTTAGCGCGTCATGAATACCGCATCGAGATGGAGTTCTGTTCGGGTTCAGGTCCTTCAGAGTACCTCGCTGCCACCATGAAGACCTCCGACCAGCttcagaaggaaaaggaagaggaagctcGTAAGCAGGACataaagcagcagcagaacaACGAGTCGAGCAGCGACGATTCTTCCTAA